From Moraxella sp. K1664, one genomic window encodes:
- a CDS encoding helix-turn-helix domain-containing protein yields MAKYTTDFKLSVIGYYLNHHGYKQTAKHFNLNHTTVELWVKLYQAHGIDGIKRRHTKAVYDTDFKLNAVQAIQQGKSLTQLAIELNLPQPSLLSTWLKSYQAFGIMGLIPKPKGKKAMSNKHNANKTKSTWKTKQDHEKSVDDLLDELAYLRAENDYLKKLDALIRQKEQSVQTKNKS; encoded by the coding sequence ATGGCAAAATACACAACCGACTTTAAACTGTCTGTGATTGGGTATTATCTTAATCATCATGGCTACAAACAAACCGCCAAACACTTTAATCTAAACCACACAACCGTAGAGCTATGGGTTAAACTCTATCAAGCACATGGCATTGATGGCATAAAAAGACGACACACAAAGGCTGTCTATGACACAGATTTTAAGCTTAATGCCGTTCAAGCCATACAACAGGGCAAATCGCTTACACAACTTGCCATAGAGCTTAATCTGCCACAACCTTCTTTACTGTCAACTTGGTTAAAGTCCTACCAAGCCTTTGGTATAATGGGACTAATACCCAAACCCAAAGGCAAAAAAGCAATGTCAAACAAACACAACGCTAATAAAACCAAATCAACTTGGAAAACCAAACAAGACCACGAAAAAAGTGTGGATGATTTGCTTGATGAACTTGCCTATCTTAGAGCAGAGAATGACTATCTAAAAAAGCTAGATGCCTTAATTCGTCAAAAGGAACAATCAGTACAAACAAAGAACAAGTCCTGA
- a CDS encoding IS3 family transposase → MQELRHKHKLADLLAVSNLPRSVFYYHIRQSTKPDKDLDLKEHINHIYHQHKGRYGYRRITSELNNQLAQKGMVINHKRVQRLMAKLGLKALVRRQRKFNTYKGTMGKDTIQDNILKRDFKADKPNQKWATDITEFKVQDKANDGSVIQRKLYLSPIIDLFNGEIVSYTMKDRPTYELDKEMLNDALSKLSQEKMDDKPIIHSDQGWHYQMHQYQQTLKEQGLTQSMSRKGNCLDNAVIESFFGTLKQEIFYETTTFTSTDELKQVIDEYIHYYNHDRIKSKLKGLSPVKYRNLVQLGLIQPLATT, encoded by the coding sequence ATCCAAGAATTAAGGCATAAGCACAAACTTGCTGACTTATTGGCAGTGTCAAACTTGCCAAGAAGTGTGTTTTATTACCACATTCGTCAAAGTACAAAGCCTGACAAAGACCTTGACTTAAAAGAACACATTAACCACATCTACCACCAACACAAGGGCAGGTATGGTTATCGTAGAATCACATCAGAGCTTAACAATCAGCTTGCCCAAAAAGGCATGGTCATTAATCATAAACGAGTGCAACGACTGATGGCTAAACTTGGACTCAAAGCATTGGTTCGTCGTCAACGTAAGTTTAATACTTACAAAGGCACAATGGGCAAAGATACCATTCAGGACAATATACTCAAAAGAGACTTTAAAGCAGACAAACCCAATCAAAAGTGGGCAACAGACATCACAGAGTTTAAAGTACAAGACAAGGCAAATGATGGCAGTGTCATTCAAAGAAAACTCTACCTATCGCCCATCATCGACTTGTTTAATGGTGAGATTGTCAGTTATACGATGAAGGACAGACCAACGTATGAGTTGGACAAAGAGATGTTAAATGATGCCCTATCCAAGCTAAGCCAAGAAAAGATGGATGACAAACCCATCATTCATTCAGACCAAGGCTGGCACTATCAAATGCACCAGTATCAACAAACCCTAAAAGAACAAGGCTTAACCCAAAGCATGTCAAGAAAAGGCAATTGTTTGGATAATGCTGTGATAGAGAGCTTCTTTGGTACGCTAAAACAAGAGATATTTTATGAGACAACCACATTTACATCAACAGATGAACTTAAACAAGTGATTGATGAGTACATACACTACTACAATCATGATAGAATAAAGAGCAAATTAAAAGGACTAAGTCCTGTTAAGTACAGAAACTTAGTCCAATTAGGGTTAATACAACCACTTGCAACAACCTAA
- a CDS encoding calcium-binding protein, which yields MIFLDRGITMSIINTGSVVSGAAGTYDNVASSKESGTSIGTLNSVAQILAGTMSVSPPGAFAFSPMAAVITTAKINDDIKNGKPINPADILAITGNILAVIGGVAVLANPATLGVATLISLTVTGTAIATSRGAITLPDLDDVQKLANSINGMTSGLADQIANNVGETAINTHNAITNGINNTKNTLNDIASGKAFRDSMDKLAPKVGEAAINMDKAINEAMANGAEKVNNAIQKATDAYKTAEQKIADAYKTAEQALKDGVKSAEEAVKEATQKAEQIAKELAKEVSDTFKEVSDNLADAFDKYRQAAEDAFNKWKQQAEDFFDDFKLPNPFDDLPDDLAEAFAKWTGINRSGFHYFYDPIVLDLDGDGIETIAYDKLKKAVFDHDGDGIAHATGWVKKDDGILVLDRNGDGVINDGREVFGDSTILSTGETAKHGYEALADLDSDGNGKINADDTKFDELRVWRDLDSDGVSDVGELFGLHELGIGALNLDYQDVDKNLTGGNKLTQLGSYEKHDGKTGVMGDVNFNFHGVYTKHLDGVKNTDDRLPNLQGSGRVRSLSEAMTLSSELRNIVVNYLNAKSKDEQLSMMDGLLKAWAKTDPDYQDYEKPIFLSIRSSSSQKGAVGIAGSGGATIIDTMGMAEFDKIKYKIGVIDSFMSTKTDNMFYANVKDFEKTTKIINDTYDRLIKSVYSGLYPQTVQNRYGDLIDIVVDVKDGNLLFGLDINRLVSDFKARLDVGGQTAMSAFGDIMEYFAYLQVQTQPNIVGRDKLVNLIEHVVSSMPKHELDGWINGIDFKIDRELPIKMGDAQDNHLNGGAVFAGAGNDRLTGTKNSDLLFGQDGNDTLNGGNGDDILNGGAGDDYLSNSGHKNGNDTYIFSGDYGNDVIYEYDWNTENRHQDTIRFTDVNLSAVQVLLKGQDLILKTSDSNSVTIQNFEYGDSYHIENFEFADQTVSLAELMATKVATYHGTDNNDNHNIAQWKSQSIAHLGAGNDVFNATGGKTEVYGQDGNDRVTTGAGNDVLDGGNGSDTLNGGNGDDILNGGAGDDYLSNSGHKNGNDTYIFSGDYGNDVIYEYDWNTENRHQDTIRFTDVNLSAVQVLLKGQDLILKTSDSNSVTIQNFEYGDSYHIENFEFADQTVSLAELMATKVATYHGTDNNDNHNIAQWKSQSIAHLGAGNDVFNATGGKTEVYGQDGNDRVTTGAGNDVLDGGNGSDTLNGGNGDDILNGGAGDDYLSNSGHKNGNDTYIFSGDYGNDVIYEYDWNTENRHQDTIRFTDVNLSAVQVLLKGQDLILKTSDSNSVTIQNFEYGDSYHIENFEFADQTVSLAELMATKVATYHGTDNNDNHNIAQWKSQSIAHLGAGNDVFNATGGKTEVYGQDGNDRVTTGAGNDVLDGGNGSDTLNGGNGDDILNGGAGDDYLSNSGHKNGNDTYIFSGDYGNDVIYEYDWNTENRHQDTIRFTDVNLSAVQVLLKGQDLILKTSDSNSVTIQNFEYGDSYHIENFEFADQTVSLAELMATKVATYHGTDNNDNHNIAQWKSQSIAHLGAGNDVFNATGGKTEVYGQDGNDRVTTGAGNDVLDGGNGSDTLNGGNGDDLLFGQDGNDTLNGGNGDDILNGGAGDDYLQGGAGADTFVFSLDVGLVVDVSQIGFDKIADFDLKQGDKIDLTGLFADKSIMDNFGDYIHFEKSGTKNITMMIDIDGKDEMFEKIAIADIYSNNIDGVLNQLNQGEGLIL from the coding sequence ATGATTTTTTTAGATAGAGGGATTACTATGAGTATTATAAACACTGGCTCTGTCGTATCGGGAGCTGCTGGAACCTACGATAATGTTGCATCATCGAAAGAGTCTGGAACAAGTATCGGTACATTAAATAGTGTGGCTCAGATACTCGCTGGAACCATGTCTGTATCTCCCCCAGGGGCTTTTGCCTTTTCTCCAATGGCGGCAGTTATTACAACGGCAAAGATTAATGATGACATTAAAAATGGCAAACCTATAAACCCAGCAGATATATTGGCAATCACAGGAAATATACTCGCTGTAATTGGAGGTGTTGCCGTTCTTGCAAACCCAGCAACCTTGGGGGTTGCCACATTGATAAGTCTTACCGTTACCGGCACTGCCATTGCTACAAGCAGGGGTGCAATTACATTGCCCGATTTAGATGATGTGCAAAAGCTAGCTAACTCTATAAATGGAATGACATCCGGTCTAGCAGACCAAATTGCTAATAATGTTGGCGAAACTGCCATTAACACCCACAACGCCATCACCAATGGCATAAATAACACCAAAAACACTTTAAATGACATCGCCTCTGGCAAAGCATTTAGAGATTCTATGGATAAACTCGCCCCCAAAGTTGGCGAGGCTGCCATCAATATGGATAAAGCCATCAATGAGGCAATGGCAAATGGTGCTGAGAAAGTTAATAATGCCATCCAAAAAGCTACCGATGCCTATAAGACCGCCGAACAAAAAATCGCAGATGCCTACAAAACCGCCGAACAAGCCCTTAAAGATGGTGTAAAAAGTGCTGAGGAGGCAGTTAAGGAAGCTACTCAAAAGGCTGAACAAATCGCCAAAGAGTTAGCCAAAGAGGTTTCCGACACTTTCAAAGAAGTCTCCGATAACCTTGCTGATGCTTTTGATAAATATAGACAAGCCGCCGAAGATGCTTTTAATAAATGGAAACAGCAAGCCGAAGACTTTTTTGATGACTTTAAACTTCCCAACCCCTTTGATGACCTCCCTGATGACCTCGCCGAAGCCTTTGCCAAATGGACAGGTATCAACCGCTCAGGGTTTCATTATTTCTATGATCCAATCGTACTCGACTTAGATGGTGATGGCATAGAGACGATTGCTTATGATAAATTAAAGAAAGCTGTTTTTGATCATGACGGTGATGGCATTGCTCATGCGACAGGCTGGGTGAAAAAAGATGATGGTATCCTTGTATTAGACCGCAATGGCGATGGTGTTATTAATGATGGGCGAGAGGTGTTTGGTGACAGCACGATTTTGAGCACAGGTGAGACCGCCAAGCACGGCTATGAGGCACTTGCCGACCTAGACAGCGATGGTAATGGCAAGATTAATGCCGATGATACCAAGTTTGATGAGCTTAGAGTATGGCGTGATTTGGACAGTGATGGCGTGAGTGATGTTGGGGAGTTATTTGGACTTCATGAGCTTGGCATTGGTGCCTTAAACCTTGATTATCAAGATGTAGACAAAAACCTGACAGGAGGCAATAAACTGACTCAGCTTGGCAGTTATGAGAAACATGATGGCAAAACAGGTGTCATGGGCGATGTGAATTTTAACTTTCATGGTGTGTACACCAAACATCTCGATGGTGTAAAAAATACAGATGACAGATTGCCAAATCTACAAGGCTCTGGGCGTGTCAGAAGTCTAAGCGAGGCAATGACACTATCTTCTGAGCTTAGAAATATCGTCGTCAATTACCTAAATGCCAAAAGCAAAGATGAACAGCTGTCAATGATGGACGGCTTGCTCAAAGCGTGGGCAAAAACCGATCCTGATTATCAAGATTATGAAAAGCCGATTTTCTTGTCGATAAGAAGCTCTAGTTCCCAAAAAGGTGCGGTGGGCATTGCAGGCAGTGGCGGTGCTACAATAATTGATACAATGGGCATGGCAGAGTTTGATAAAATCAAATATAAAATTGGTGTTATCGATAGTTTCATGAGCACAAAAACAGATAACATGTTTTATGCTAACGTCAAAGACTTTGAAAAAACAACCAAAATTATCAATGATACTTATGATAGGCTGATTAAGTCTGTTTATAGTGGACTCTATCCGCAAACTGTTCAGAATCGTTATGGCGATTTGATAGATATTGTGGTGGATGTCAAAGATGGTAATCTTCTGTTTGGTTTGGACATTAACCGACTGGTGAGCGACTTTAAGGCAAGGTTAGATGTAGGTGGTCAAACCGCAATGTCTGCCTTTGGCGATATCATGGAGTATTTTGCTTATCTTCAAGTGCAAACACAACCTAACATTGTTGGTAGAGATAAGTTGGTTAATTTGATAGAGCATGTTGTATCTAGCATGCCAAAACATGAATTGGATGGTTGGATAAATGGTATTGATTTTAAGATTGATAGAGAATTACCAATTAAGATGGGCGATGCACAAGATAATCATTTAAATGGCGGTGCTGTGTTTGCAGGTGCTGGTAATGATCGGTTGACTGGAACTAAAAATTCTGACCTCCTATTTGGTCAAGATGGTAACGACACCCTAAATGGCGGTAACGGCGATGACATCTTAAATGGTGGTGCTGGCGATGATTATTTAAGCAATTCAGGTCATAAAAATGGCAATGACACTTACATCTTTAGTGGTGATTACGGCAATGATGTGATTTATGAATATGATTGGAATACTGAGAATCGCCATCAAGACACCATCCGTTTTACAGATGTTAATCTGTCTGCAGTTCAAGTCTTGTTAAAAGGTCAAGATTTAATCCTTAAAACATCAGACTCAAATAGTGTTACCATTCAAAACTTCGAGTACGGTGACTCTTATCATATTGAAAACTTCGAATTTGCTGACCAAACAGTCAGTCTTGCCGAACTGATGGCAACAAAAGTTGCCACCTATCACGGCACAGATAATAACGATAATCATAATATAGCGCAATGGAAATCTCAGAGCATCGCCCATCTGGGTGCTGGCAACGACGTTTTCAACGCTACTGGCGGCAAAACTGAAGTCTATGGGCAAGATGGCAATGATCGTGTTACGACAGGTGCTGGCAACGATGTTTTAGATGGCGGTAATGGCAGTGACACCCTAAATGGCGGTAACGGCGATGACATCTTAAATGGTGGTGCTGGCGATGATTATTTAAGCAATTCAGGTCATAAAAATGGCAATGACACTTACATCTTTAGTGGTGATTACGGCAATGATGTGATTTATGAATATGATTGGAATACTGAGAATCGCCATCAAGACACCATCCGTTTTACAGATGTTAATCTGTCTGCAGTTCAAGTCTTGTTAAAAGGTCAAGATTTAATCCTTAAAACATCAGACTCAAATAGTGTTACCATTCAAAACTTCGAGTACGGTGACTCTTATCATATTGAAAACTTCGAATTTGCTGACCAAACAGTCAGTCTTGCCGAACTGATGGCAACAAAAGTTGCCACCTATCACGGCACAGATAATAACGATAATCATAATATAGCGCAATGGAAATCTCAGAGCATCGCCCATCTGGGTGCTGGCAACGACGTTTTCAACGCTACTGGCGGCAAAACTGAAGTCTATGGGCAAGATGGCAATGATCGTGTTACGACAGGTGCTGGCAACGATGTTTTAGATGGCGGTAATGGCAGTGACACCCTAAATGGCGGTAACGGCGATGACATCTTAAATGGTGGTGCTGGCGATGATTATTTAAGCAATTCAGGTCATAAAAATGGCAATGACACTTACATCTTTAGTGGTGATTACGGCAATGATGTGATTTATGAATATGATTGGAATACTGAGAATCGCCATCAAGACACCATCCGTTTTACAGATGTTAATCTGTCTGCAGTTCAAGTCTTGTTAAAAGGTCAAGATTTAATCCTTAAAACATCAGACTCAAATAGTGTTACCATTCAAAACTTCGAGTACGGTGACTCTTATCATATTGAAAACTTCGAATTTGCTGACCAAACAGTCAGTCTTGCCGAACTGATGGCAACAAAAGTTGCCACCTATCACGGCACAGATAATAACGATAATCATAATATAGCGCAATGGAAATCTCAGAGCATCGCCCATCTGGGTGCTGGCAACGACGTTTTCAACGCTACTGGCGGCAAAACTGAAGTCTATGGGCAAGATGGCAATGATCGTGTTACGACAGGTGCTGGCAACGATGTTTTAGATGGCGGTAATGGCAGTGACACCCTAAATGGCGGTAACGGCGATGACATCTTAAATGGTGGTGCTGGCGATGATTATTTAAGCAATTCAGGTCATAAAAATGGCAATGACACTTACATCTTTAGTGGTGATTACGGCAATGATGTGATTTATGAATATGATTGGAATACTGAGAATCGCCATCAAGACACCATCCGTTTTACAGATGTTAATCTGTCTGCAGTTCAAGTCTTGTTAAAAGGTCAAGATTTAATCCTTAAAACATCAGACTCAAATAGTGTTACCATTCAAAACTTCGAGTACGGTGACTCTTATCATATTGAAAACTTCGAATTTGCTGACCAAACAGTCAGTCTTGCCGAACTGATGGCAACAAAAGTTGCCACCTATCACGGCACAGATAATAACGATAATCATAATATAGCGCAATGGAAATCTCAGAGCATCGCCCATCTGGGTGCTGGCAACGACGTTTTCAACGCTACTGGCGGCAAAACTGAAGTCTATGGGCAAGATGGCAATGATCGTGTTACGACAGGTGCTGGCAACGATGTTTTAGATGGCGGTAATGGCAGTGACACCCTAAATGGCGGTAACGGCGATGACCTCCTATTTGGTCAAGATGGTAACGACACCCTAAATGGCGGTAACGGCGATGACATCTTAAATGGTGGTGCTGGCGATGATTATTTGCAAGGAGGTGCAGGAGCGGACACTTTTGTGTTCTCTTTGGATGTGGGTTTGGTGGTAGATGTTAGCCAGATTGGATTTGATAAAATTGCTGATTTTGATCTAAAGCAAGGAGATAAGATTGATCTAACAGGACTTTTTGCTGACAAATCAATCATGGACAATTTTGGTGATTATATTCATTTTGAGAAATCAGGTACCAAAAATATTACGATGATGATTGATATTGATGGTAAGGATGAGATGTTTGAAAAAATAGCAATCGCTGATATATATTCAAATAACATCGATGGTGTGTTGAACCAACTCAATCAGGGTGAAGGTTTGATTTTGTAA
- a CDS encoding 2-oxoglutarate dehydrogenase E1 component yields the protein MTKSSKDTVAYQSTELTADGAAYIEALYEDYLADKASVSIEWQKYFADYEQAGDAPHNAIKEQFLLLARNQTNARPTVQTVGTGDCDPKQMAVQQLISAYRRRGHRVAKIDPLGLQKRDGIEDLTLAYHGLSEADLDTTFPTTLMHIGKESATLREIIEICERIYCGSIGYEYMHVFTATEKKWIEKYIEQNQGFIRFDKDKKLEILDRLTAAEGLEKYLARKYTGVKRFGLEGGESFIPAVHEMIQRVGTYGTKEVVIGMAHRGRLNLLVNIMGKNPSALFDEFDGKVQPTVGSGDVKYHNGFSSNVITKGGEMHLALAFNPSHLEIVSPVMLGSVRARQARRSEAYGYDIDNSTVLPIVVHGDAAFAGQGVNQETFQMSQTRAYKTGGTVHVVINNQVGFTTSRPDDARSTEYCTDVAKMVHAPVLHVNGDDPEAVVFASQLVLDYRTEFGRDVVLDIVCYRRNGHNESDEPSATQPLMYQVIKKLPTTRTQYADKLVAEGVLTKEESAQIEDDYRIALDNGEDVAHGLAKEPDTSLFVDWSPYVGHGLTDDVQTGVPVEKLKSYAQAMAKVPEGFELQRQVAKVLEQRLAMQTGQEPMNWGAAETLAYASLVDEGSLVRITGEDVGRGTFSHRHSELYSQKDASLYIPLQHIREGQARFATYNSLLSEEAVLAFEYGYSTTVPNALIIWEAQFGDFANGAQVVIDQFISSGETKWQRLSGLVMLLPHGFEGQGPEHSSARLERFLQLCAEDNMQVITPTTPAQIFHALRRQVVQKARKPLIVMSPKSLLRHPLATSTLDDLSNGKFETVLPEIDAIDNSKVTRVVLCGGKVYYELLEARRKLGLDHIAIVRIEQLYPLPEARILAELAKYPNLSEIIWTQEEPLNQGAWYYLLPELHRLTEGKAKLLPASGRPAAAAPATGSPKIHAAQQKALIAQALNVSVEQL from the coding sequence ATGACAAAAAGTAGTAAAGATACGGTGGCTTATCAAAGCACCGAACTCACCGCAGATGGTGCAGCGTATATTGAGGCGTTGTACGAGGACTATTTGGCGGATAAGGCAAGTGTAAGCATCGAGTGGCAAAAATACTTTGCCGATTATGAGCAAGCAGGCGATGCCCCGCACAATGCCATCAAAGAGCAGTTCTTGCTCCTAGCCCGCAACCAAACCAACGCTCGCCCTACTGTGCAGACCGTTGGGACAGGCGACTGCGACCCCAAACAGATGGCAGTGCAACAGCTTATCAGTGCCTATCGTCGTCGCGGACATCGTGTCGCTAAGATTGACCCGTTGGGACTACAAAAGCGTGACGGTATTGAGGATTTGACCTTGGCTTATCATGGTCTGTCCGAGGCTGACCTTGACACGACTTTCCCAACCACACTCATGCACATCGGCAAAGAGTCAGCGACACTGCGTGAGATTATCGAGATTTGTGAGCGTATCTACTGCGGTAGCATTGGCTATGAGTACATGCATGTCTTTACCGCCACCGAGAAAAAATGGATTGAAAAATACATTGAGCAAAATCAAGGCTTTATCAGATTTGACAAAGACAAAAAATTAGAAATCCTTGACCGTTTGACCGCTGCTGAGGGTCTAGAAAAATATCTGGCTCGTAAATATACGGGCGTTAAGCGTTTTGGTCTAGAAGGGGGCGAGAGCTTTATCCCTGCGGTGCATGAGATGATTCAGCGTGTGGGAACGTATGGCACCAAAGAAGTCGTCATCGGCATGGCTCACCGTGGTCGCTTGAACCTACTGGTTAATATCATGGGTAAAAACCCATCTGCCCTGTTTGATGAATTTGATGGTAAAGTTCAGCCAACGGTCGGCTCAGGCGATGTGAAATACCACAATGGGTTTAGCTCAAACGTCATCACCAAAGGCGGAGAGATGCACCTTGCGTTGGCGTTTAACCCGTCTCACTTAGAAATCGTCTCTCCTGTCATGCTAGGCTCGGTGCGTGCCAGACAAGCCCGCCGTAGCGAAGCGTATGGTTATGACATTGACAACAGCACGGTACTACCTATCGTGGTGCATGGTGATGCGGCGTTTGCAGGTCAAGGCGTCAACCAAGAGACTTTCCAGATGTCGCAAACCCGTGCCTACAAGACAGGCGGTACGGTGCATGTCGTCATCAACAACCAAGTGGGCTTTACCACATCTCGCCCTGATGATGCACGCTCTACCGAGTACTGCACGGACGTTGCTAAAATGGTACACGCCCCTGTCTTGCACGTCAATGGCGATGACCCAGAAGCGGTGGTGTTCGCAAGCCAGCTTGTGCTAGACTATCGCACCGAGTTCGGTCGTGATGTCGTGCTTGACATTGTCTGCTATCGCCGTAACGGACACAACGAATCGGACGAGCCGTCAGCGACTCAGCCACTCATGTATCAAGTCATCAAAAAACTGCCCACCACTCGCACCCAATATGCTGACAAGTTGGTTGCCGAGGGTGTATTGACCAAAGAAGAATCTGCCCAAATTGAAGACGACTATCGCATCGCCCTAGACAATGGCGAGGATGTGGCTCACGGACTTGCCAAAGAGCCTGATACCAGTCTGTTTGTGGATTGGTCGCCTTATGTGGGTCATGGCTTGACCGATGACGTCCAAACTGGCGTACCTGTTGAGAAGCTCAAATCCTACGCACAAGCGATGGCAAAAGTACCAGAAGGCTTTGAATTACAACGCCAAGTTGCCAAGGTATTAGAGCAACGCCTTGCCATGCAAACAGGGCAAGAGCCCATGAACTGGGGTGCTGCCGAGACATTGGCATACGCGTCGCTTGTGGACGAGGGTTCGCTTGTGCGTATCACAGGCGAGGACGTGGGTCGTGGGACATTCTCACACCGTCATAGCGAGCTGTACAGCCAAAAAGATGCCAGTCTATATATCCCATTACAGCACATTCGTGAGGGGCAAGCCCGTTTTGCCACCTATAACTCACTACTATCAGAAGAAGCGGTACTTGCCTTTGAATACGGCTATTCTACCACCGTGCCAAATGCCCTTATCATTTGGGAGGCTCAGTTTGGCGACTTTGCTAATGGAGCTCAGGTGGTCATTGACCAGTTCATCTCATCGGGCGAGACCAAATGGCAACGCCTATCAGGTCTTGTTATGCTGCTGCCACACGGCTTTGAGGGTCAAGGTCCTGAGCATTCATCGGCTCGTTTGGAGCGTTTCTTACAGCTATGTGCTGAGGATAATATGCAGGTCATCACTCCAACAACGCCTGCTCAGATTTTCCACGCTCTACGCCGTCAAGTGGTGCAAAAGGCTCGTAAGCCACTGATTGTCATGTCGCCCAAATCGCTACTTCGTCATCCGCTTGCCACATCAACGCTTGATGACTTATCAAATGGCAAATTTGAGACAGTATTACCTGAGATTGATGCGATTGACAACAGCAAGGTAACTCGTGTGGTACTGTGTGGCGGTAAAGTGTATTATGAACTGCTTGAAGCTCGCCGTAAGCTAGGGCTTGACCACATTGCCATCGTGCGTATCGAACAGCTCTACCCACTACCAGAAGCGCGTATTTTGGCGGAGCTTGCCAAATACCCAAATCTTAGCGAAATCATCTGGACGCAAGAAGAGCCACTTAACCAAGGTGCGTGGTACTATCTGTTGCCAGAGCTACACCGCTTGACAGAAGGCAAAGCCAAACTGCTCCCTGCATCGGGTCGTCCTGCGGCAGCAGCTCCTGCGACAGGTTCGCCAAAAATCCATGCGGCACAGCAAAAAGCCTTGATTGCACAGGCATTGAACGTGAGCGTGGAACAGTTGTAA
- a CDS encoding succinate dehydrogenase iron-sulfur subunit produces MSRGKRIVEIYRYDPDKDKAPYMQTYEIELLDTDRMLLDVLLRLKKMDETLTFRRSCREGICGSDGMNINGKNGLACLINMNTLPEKIIVRPLPGLPVIKDLVVDMNQFYAQYEKVHPFLINSQPAPPKERLQSPEDREKMNGLYECILCACCSTSCPSFWWNPDKFLGPSALLNGYRFIIDSRDTDTQARLARLDDPFSLFRCRGIMNCVSVCPKGLNPTKAIGHIRNMLLDAGG; encoded by the coding sequence AAACATATGAGATTGAGCTACTAGATACCGACCGTATGTTGCTTGACGTATTATTGCGTCTTAAAAAGATGGACGAAACCTTGACATTCCGCCGTTCATGCCGTGAGGGTATCTGTGGCTCGGACGGTATGAACATCAATGGCAAAAACGGCTTGGCGTGTCTTATCAACATGAACACCTTGCCCGAGAAAATCATCGTTCGTCCCCTACCAGGTTTGCCAGTCATCAAAGACTTGGTGGTGGACATGAACCAATTCTACGCCCAGTACGAGAAAGTTCATCCATTTTTAATCAATTCACAACCCGCTCCGCCAAAAGAGCGTTTGCAGTCGCCAGAAGACCGTGAGAAGATGAACGGACTTTATGAGTGCATCTTGTGTGCGTGCTGTTCGACTTCTTGCCCGTCATTTTGGTGGAACCCAGATAAGTTCTTGGGGCCGTCAGCCCTACTTAACGGCTACCGCTTTATCATCGACAGCCGTGATACCGACACTCAAGCTCGTCTGGCCAGGCTTGATGACCCATTTAGCTTGTTCCGTTGCCGTGGTATCATGAACTGCGTGTCTGTGTGTCCTAAGGGTCTAAACCCCACTAAGGCTATCGGTCATATTCGTAATATGCTACTTGACGCTGGTGGCTAA